ACCAGACCCGCTGGGGTTCGGTCAGACCTGGCTGGCACATTGAATGCGCCGCCATGTCAACCAGGTACCTCGGCCATCAGTATGACATTCATACCGGAGGCACGGACCTCAATTTCCCGCACCATGAAAACGTTAACGCCATCTGTGAGGCCGCCTTTGGCCAACCCATGGCACGGTACTGGGTTCACAGCGAACTGGTTTTGGTGGACGGCCAGAAGATGTCCCGGTCCCTGGGCAACGCCCCGACCGTGCGAGACCTCCTTGAGAAGGGTCATTCCGGCCGAGCCATCCGACTTTGGCTCCTTTCAACTCACTACCGTAAACCCCTGCTGTTCAGTCAGGATCGCCTCGAGGCCGCGGCTCACACCCTCGCCCGCCTGGACGAATTTATGGCCCGGATCAGACACGCCGCAAAAGGTGAGGGCGCGGCAGAGGTGAATCAGTACGTCTATGACCTGCGCCAGAATTTTATGAGGTCCTTAGACGATGATCTCAACATTGCCGGCGCCTTGTCCGCCTTGTTCACCTTCATCCGGCGTCTTAACCCGTTGCTGGATAAAAAGAAGCTTAACCGGGAAAACCTGGACCAGATCGAGCGGCTCCTCAAGCAGCTCAACCAGGTACTCAATATCATGGATTTCGAGTCGAAGACCCTGGACGAGGAGTGCCAGAAACTCCTGAAGGAAAGGGAGCAGGCCCGTCAGGCGAAAAACTGGGCTGAGGCTGACCGGTTACGTGATCTGCTCCGGGAGAAAGGCATTAATGTCATTGACACCCCCTCTGGGACCCGGTGGCAGAGAGGCTAGCCTTTGGCTTTTCTTTTAATCTTAGCAAGTGGTAATATATGAAAGCTAATTTTATGCGATGCAAGAATGAAAGTAGATTGCCTACTTGCAAAAAAAATTTTTCAACAAGCATAAGTGCGATATATTTAAATATGGTAAAAGTAGATTGAGAGGGACTCCGATAGATTTAATTATATTAAGCTACTCTTAAGAGGCCGTATATGAAGAAAGCAAAGAGCAAGTCACTTCGCTTCACTCGTGTCGCTATCGAAAACTGGCGTAACTTTGCCCACATTGATGTGGGTCTTGAAAGACGTGTTATTCTATTCGGCCCCAATGCATCGGGGAAATCAAATTTTTTAGATATTTTTCGCTTCCTCAGGGACATTGCCTCGGTTGGTGGCGGATTTCAGGAGGCTGTCCGAAAAAGAGGAGGTGTCTCCAGCCTGCGATGCCTGGCGGCCCGGCGCTATTCAGATATCGTTATTCACCTACATTTAGGTGGAACTGAAAATCCAAACATCTGGCAGTATGAGCTTCACTTTAATCAAGATACACAGAGGATTCCCTATATAAAAAAAGAAAAAGTATCGCGGGGAGAGGAAATAATTTTAAATCGTCCTGATAAACAGGACCACGGGGATGAAGCCCGTTTGACTCAAACCCATCTGGAACAAGTTTACGCCAACCAGGAGTTTCGGGATATAGCCGGCTTTTTTTCATCAGTTCATTATTACCATTTAGTTCCCCAATTGGTTAGGGACCCGGAACGTTCAGTCGGGCGAAAAAATGATCCATATGGTGGTGACTTTCTTGAGAAGATTGCAAACACGCCTGAAAATACACGGAATGCCCGATTAAGGCGAATCATTGAAGGCCTGAAGGTCGCTGTGCCGCAATTAAAGGAACTGAAGTTATGGAGAGACCCTCGTGGACTGTGGCATCTTCGTGGTAGATACGAACACTGGCGGCCTCGGGGAGCGTGGCAGACGGAAGATCAGTTCTCAGACGGCACGTTAAGGTTAATGGGTTTGCTCTGGGCCGCGCTTGAAGGCGGAGGTCCTCTGCTTTTAGAGGAACCTGAGCTATCCCTGCATCCTGAAGTAGTAAGGCATATTCCCGAGACATTTCATCGAATCCAGCGCCGTAGCGGCAGACAAATAATAATGAGTACACAATCAAGTGAATTGTTGGAAGGAGAAGGAATCGGTTTAGACGAAGTATTAATGTTACGTCCCGATGCTGAAGGGACTTCAGTTGAACCTCTTAGTGATCAAGAAAATGTCAAGCCTCTCTTGGATAGCGGACTGAACCTAGCTGAAGTAGTTATTCCTTATACCCGTCCTGCTAATGTTGAACAGTTGTCACTGTTTGCTGATTAAGTGCATGCCTGATAACCAGTCAGTTATGATTTCCGGTGCAGTAGAAGGTCCTATTGATGAAGTAGTGTTAAAGCGGCTTCTATCTTATATCGGGGCTATTCCAGGACCAATCCATATTACAAACGGCAAGGGAAAACTTTTAAACAAATTAAATGGATATAACCATGCCGCCCGTTATAATCCCTGGGTGGTATTAATTGATCTCGATTACGATAAGGCATGCGCTCCTCCCTTTATCGCACAGAAGCTTCCTGATCCTGGGCCATGGCTTTGTTTTAGGGTTGCGGTGAGAGAAGTCGAGGCCTGGCTATTAGCGGATCAAGAGCATCTGGCTACTTTTCTTAGTATCCCCAAAACGCGTATTCCAACAGCACCTGAGGCACTTAACGCTCCTAAAAGAACGATGGTGGATTTGGCTAGGCATTCCCGTCGGTCAGCAATTCGAGA
This genomic window from Deltaproteobacteria bacterium contains:
- a CDS encoding AAA family ATPase — encoded protein: MKKAKSKSLRFTRVAIENWRNFAHIDVGLERRVILFGPNASGKSNFLDIFRFLRDIASVGGGFQEAVRKRGGVSSLRCLAARRYSDIVIHLHLGGTENPNIWQYELHFNQDTQRIPYIKKEKVSRGEEIILNRPDKQDHGDEARLTQTHLEQVYANQEFRDIAGFFSSVHYYHLVPQLVRDPERSVGRKNDPYGGDFLEKIANTPENTRNARLRRIIEGLKVAVPQLKELKLWRDPRGLWHLRGRYEHWRPRGAWQTEDQFSDGTLRLMGLLWAALEGGGPLLLEEPELSLHPEVVRHIPETFHRIQRRSGRQIIMSTQSSELLEGEGIGLDEVLMLRPDAEGTSVEPLSDQENVKPLLDSGLNLAEVVIPYTRPANVEQLSLFAD